In Panicum virgatum strain AP13 chromosome 4N, P.virgatum_v5, whole genome shotgun sequence, a single window of DNA contains:
- the LOC120671426 gene encoding probable histidine kinase 1, producing MGDEYLAEPENEVAQSMWPENIGEKHQRQFKMEKFRKDQDAFKDVKFDQKPVHVDFQRLIEMANSEKGVSHMQYFMKHWEYKRAKAAQLLEEELGLLSQQRKEIEQNKQQILEEQRFQDESYYAVKRHVPILDEAYEDEWKRPSKKNDELSRNREPKIDVDYDSVAYWKERATQLEKTLEESIQRERSLVEKIEENIKNLQSDTPAEEFSGMLKRADYFLHLVLQSAPIVIAHQDADLRYRFIFNHYPTLADEDVIGKTDYEILSGEGIEEMNSVKREVMTSGIATKREFAFNTPMFGAKTFVTYIEPVFSKGGETIGVNYVAMDITDQVKRREKMADIRVREAIQNAKETELSRSLHITEETMRAKQMLATMSHEIRSPLSGVLSMAEILATTKLDKEQYQLLQVMLSSGDLVLQLINDILDLSKVESGAMKLESTTFRPREVVQHVLQTAAASLKKELTLEGCIGDDVPVEIIGDVLRIRQILTNLISNAIKFTHEGKVGINLQVVHEQQPGCKMEHKKIHKQAYPGTPITTAAENSSLSSRNCDTDTLNCSKHEDVVQNGVPTCENFREDHEREEVVWLRCDVYDTGIGIPEKSLPLLFKRYMQASADHARKYGGTGLGLAICKQLVELMGGTLTVVSRENEGSKFTFVLPCKIPVKEEHSDDPDEVHSSQNGFTNSDIEGSFLFKPQMRTSLMSTGVSVINNSKLFGAKLMCYDPPDILDDHKPFSNGFISKEQNFASCTSDAHQSNGASVRSTAEKQHDDEIVLELTSQAERISSSQGDTVSVSGSSCQKTGPCKILEEQSLHKKSKCSPIGNKAKILLVEDNRVNIIVAKSMLEQLGHGIDIVNNGMQAIRAVQHHQYDLILMDVHMPEMDGLQATKHIRSFESTGFWDASVKPEHDLMIADPAISSDCTHAKRQGQRVPIIAMTANSFSESADECLAAGMDSYISKPVNFQNIKECLQRYLPSQ from the exons ATGGGGGACGAATACCTGGCCGAACCTGAGAATGAGGTTGCGCAGTCAATGTGGCCTGAGAATATAGGAGAGAAACACCAGAGACAGTTCAAAATGGAAAAGTTTAGGAAGGACCAAGATGCTTTTAAGGATGTTAAGTTCGATCAGAAGCCTGTTCATGTGGATTTTCAGCGGCTTATTGAAATGGCAAATTCTGAAAAAGGTGTTTCTCATATGCAATACTTTATGAAGCACTGGGAATATAAGAGAGCCAAAGCTGCTCAGCTTCTGgaggaagagcttggtcttctcaGCCAACAGAGGAAAGAGATTGAGCAAAACAAGCAACAAATCTTGGAGGAGCAACGGTTTCAGGATGAGAGTTATTACGCCGTAAAGCGGCATGTACCTATACTGGATGAAGCTTACGAAGATGAATGGAAGCGTCCGAGTAAAAAGAATGATGAACTTTCTCGTAATAGAGAGCCTAAAATAGATGTGGACTACGATAGTGTTGCCTATTGGAAAGAGAGAGCAACTCAGTTAGAAAAAACACTTGAGGAAAGCATTCAAAGGGAGCGTTCGTTGGTTGAAAAAATAGAGGAAAATATAAAGAATCTACAGTCAGACACACCAGCAGAGGAATTCTCTGGGATGTTAAAACGTGCTGATTACTTCTTGCACTTGGTTCTTCAAAGTGCTCCTATTGTTATTGCCCATCAG GATGCTGATTTACGGTACCGTTTCATTTTTAATCACTATCCAACACTTGCTGATGAG GATGTTATCGGTAAGACAGACTATGAGATATTGTCAGGTGAGGGCATAGAAGAGATGAATAGTGTCAAGCGAGAAGTTATGACTTCCGGAATAGCAACTAAAAGAGAATTTGCATTTAACACACCAATGTTTGGAGCAAAGACATTTGTGACATACATTGAGCCAGTTTTCAGCAAAGGTGGGGAAACAATTGGTGTGAATTATGTTGCAATGGACATAACAGATCAG GTCAAAAGAAGAGAGAAGATGGCAGACATAAGGGTGAGGGAAGCTATCCAAAACGCCAAGGAAACAGAACTTAGCAGATCTCTTCACATAACAG AGGAAACAATGCGAGCAAAACAAATGCTAGCCACCATGTCCCATGAGATCAGATCTCCACTTTCAGGTGTTCTTAGCATGGCCGAAATTCTTGCAACCACCAAACTGGATAAAGAGCAATACCAGTTGCTACAAGTTATGTTATCCTCTGGAGATCTTGTATTGCAGCTGATCAATGACATCCTTGATCTTTCTAAAGTGGAGTCAG GGGCTATGAAACTAGAATCTACGACGTTCAGACCAAGGGAAGTAGTTCAACATGTACTCCAAACTGCTGCAGCTTCTCTGAAGAAGGAATTGACCCTTGAAGGGTGCATAGGTGATGATGTTCCAGTGGAG ATCATTGGTGATGTTCTAAGGATTCGACAAATTCTGACCAACTTGATCAG CAACGCAATCAAGTTTACACATGAAGGGAAGGTTGGCATAAATCTTCAGGTTGTGCATGAGCAGCAACCAGGATGCAAAatggaacacaagaaaattcataAGCAAGCTTATCCTGGCACCCCAATTACTACTGCAGCAGAAAATTCTTCTCTCTCTTCAAGAAATTGTGATACAGATACTTTGAACTGCTCGAAGCATGAAGATGTTGTTCAGAATGGCGTTCCAACATGTGAAAACTTCAGGGAGGATCATGAGAGGGAGGAAGTCGTTTGGCTTCGGTGTGATGTTTATGACACTGGAATAGGAATACCAG AGAAGTCATTACCATTGCTCTTTAAGAGGTACATGCAAGCCAGTGCTGATCATGCAAGAAAATATGGTGGGACAGGGCTTGGCCTTGCAATTTGCAAGCAGTTG GTGGAGTTGATGGGTGGTACTCTGACTGTAGTCAGTAGAGAGAATGAAGGATCAAAATTTACATTTGTGCTGCCTTGCAAAATCCCTGTAAAAGAGGAGCATAGTGATGATCCAGATGAAGTGCACAGTTCTCAGAATGGTTTCACTAACAGTGACATAGAAGGTTCCTTCCTTTTCAAGCCACAAATGAGAACTTCTCTCATGTCGACAGGAGTTTCAGTAATAAACAACTCAAAGTTATTCGGTGCCAAGCTAATGTGCTACGATCCACCTGACATATTAGATGATCACAAACCATTCTCAAATGGCTTCATATCAAAGGAACAGAATTTTGCAAGTTGTACCTCTGATGCTCACCAGTCAAATGGTGCTAGTGTAAGGAGCACAGCTGAAAAACAACATGATGATGAAATAGTCCTTGAACTGACTAGTCAAGCCGAACGTATTTCCAGTTCCCAAGGAGACACAGTATCTGTTTCAGGTTCTAGCTGTCAGAAAACAGGACCATGCAAAATTCTCGAAGAACAATCACTCCACAAGAAATCCAAGTGTTCTCCAATTGGCAACAAGGCAAAGATCCTCCTAGTTGAAGATAATCGGGTCAACATAATAGTGGCAAAATCAATGCTGGAGCAGCTGGGACATGGAATAGATATCGTAAATAACGGGATGCAAGCAATCCGTGCAGTTCAGCATCATCAATATGATCTTATTCTGATG GATGTTCACATGCCAGAAATGGATGGCCTACAAGCCACTAAACATATCCGTTCTTTTGAGAGCACCGGCTTTTGGGATGCTTCTGTGAAGCCTGAACATGATCTGATGATAGCTGACCCTGCCATTTCATCAGATTGTACACATGCAAAAAGGCAAGGGCAGAGGGTTCCTATAATTGCG ATGACAGCAAATTCATTTTCCGAGAGTGCTGATGAATGCCTTGCTGCAGGCATGGACTCCTACATATCTAAGCCTGTGAACTTTCAGAATATAAAAGAATGCCTGCAGCGGTATTTGCCGTCTCAATGA
- the LOC120668873 gene encoding protein GLUTAMINE DUMPER 4-like, which produces MRPGSEFPTMSPGAPTVAPGANATAPHSPWQSPVPYLFGGLAAMLGLIAFALLILACSYWKLSGYLDADRGRRAGEAGADGEKGSAAGAARPAAGFQEHVVVIMAGEEMPTFLATPAASRAVVELGAVPTALCSGGGSGSGEEKVRAQDDGDCEEQTSSQPRVGAGAVSRSRESSSSSSSSATALQENLQ; this is translated from the coding sequence ATGAGGCCAGGATCCGAGTTCCCCACCATGAGCCCCGGCGCGCCGACGGTGGCGCCGGGGGCGAACGCGACGGCGCCACACTCCCCCTGGCAGTCGCCGGTGCCGTACCTCTTCGGCGGGCTGGCGGCGATGCTGGGGCTCATCGCCTTCGCCCTGCTCATCCTGGCCTGCTCCTACTGGAAGCTGTCCGGGTACCTCGACGCCGACCGCGGCCGGCGGGCCGGGGAGGCCGGCGCCGACGGGGAGAAGGGatcggcggccggggcggccaggccggcggcggggttcCAGGAACACGTGGTGGTCATCATGGCAGGCGAGGAGATGCCGACCTTCCTCGCCACCCCGGCGGCCAGCCGAGCCGTCGTGGAGCTAGGAGCCGTGCCGACGGCGCTGTGCTCGGGCGGTGGCTCCGGTTCGGGGGAGGAGAAGGTGCGGGCGCAGGACGACGGTGATTGCGAAGAGCAAACCAGCTCGCAACCGCGGGTCGGAGCCGGCGCCGTGAGCCGGAGCCgtgaaagcagcagcagcagcagcagcagtgcgaCGGCGCTGCAAGAAAATTTGCAATAA